The nucleotide window TGAATGAGGTAGGGCGCTGTCAGTCCACCCGCCCAACGCGACCTTCAGGCAATTGTTCCTGGTGTTCGCGGCGCCCGGCGCTGTCATCCCACCGTCAAATCGCCGAGGCAAAATCGTCATTCGTACGTGCAGGATGACGAGAATGAACCACGGCAGCCGCCCCGCCTCCCCCATCGCCGCGACGCCGCCCCGGTGCACCGGCGTGCTGCGTTCGGTCTGATTGCGCAGCGATGCCGCCCGTGCTGCCGCTCGCGGGCGATGTCCGCTTCAGTGTCCCCGCCGCAGAACCCGCGGCCGGCGGCGCCTCGGCGCATCCGATGGTGCCCGGGCTGATCTGGGCGTTCCGGATCGGCCCCGACGGGGTCGCACAGGCGAGGCCTGACGGCGTATTGCCACTCGAACCGCACGACGGCTGGACCTGGCTACATCTCGATCTCACCGACACCCGCGCGCTGCATTGGATCGGCGGCACCGAGCTGCCGCCGCCGGCCAAGGCCTTGCTGCAGGCCGCGGACGCCTATCAGCAGATCCACAATGTCGGCGGCTGCGTGTACGGGGCGATCGCCGATCTCGGCCGCGACATCGACGAAATCACCGAGGACATCGGCCTGCTGCGCTTCGCTATGACCGAGCATCTGGTGATCACCGGACGTCACCAGCCGCTCGGCGCGGTCGATGAGGCGCGGCGGGCGCTGGAGACCGGCCATCGGGTCGAGAGCTGTGCCGGGCTGTTCGACATGATCGTCCACAACGTCGCCGAGGCGATCGAAGCGATCGCCGACGACATGGCGCAGGCGCTCGACCGGCTCGAGGAGAAGCTCTTGACCGACGACACCGACGAGCTGCGCCAGGGCCTCGGCCGGCTGCGCCGCAGTTGCGTGCGGCTGCATCGGCATCTATCCGGCCTGCGCGTGCTGCTGCATCGGTTCGACCGCGACGGCGCCGAACTCGCTCCGCGGCTGCGGCCGTGCGCCGGCAAGCTGGCGCAGCGGCTCGACGGGCTCGACCATTCGGTGGTCGAGATGCGCGAGCGCAGCCGGTTGTTGCAGGAAGAGCTGCATCTGCAGATCGAGGAGCAGGGCAACAGCAGCCTGCGGGTGCTGTCGGTGCTGACCGCACTGCTGCTGCCCCCGACACTCGTCACCGGCATGTTCGGGATGAACCTGCACGGCCTGCCGTTCGCCGAGGACGCCGGCGGCTTTGTCTGGGCGATCGTGATCATGCTGCTGTCGTCGATCGTCGCCTATGTGGTGATGAAGCGCTTCGGTCTGATCAGGTAGTCAGCCGCCTGTGCCCCTCCTGCTTGCCGGCGTGTCGCAAGCCTGCCCCAGGCCGGGCTGTGGCCCGGCAGCTACGCCGCCGCGAAATCTGACGATGGCTCCGATCGGCGGCACCGGTGTTCCGATCGCTGTGATACGGGACGCCAACTCGAAGACCTGGACGACCGACCGCGTGCAAACCAACCTGCTGTTGCCACTCCTCGCTGCCACCACGATCTGCACCGCCCCTGCGGCGGCGGCCGATCTCGTGCGCACAGCACCGCTCGCGCCGCGCGCGGTGTTCGATTGGAGCGGGTTCTATATCGGCGCACATTTCAGCGCGGTCGCCGGTCACTCCAACTGGAGCTCCGCCCCGGCCGGCGGCAGCGGTTCGATCGATCTGTTCGATGCGTTTCAGTTGTTCAAAGGCACCGGCAGCTACGTGGTCGGGCTGCAGGCCGGCTACAATTGGATGCTGCCGTCGCGCTGGCTGATCGGCGTCGAGGCCGACCTCAATTCGCCGAACACCCTCGGCGGCAATACCGGCAATACCCTGCCGTCGGGCACGGTCGGCGGGCACGATCATCAGGCGCTGCTCGGCGGCACCGTGCGCGGCCGTCTCGGCTACGCGCTGGGCGGCTGGCTGCCCTACGTCACCGCCGGCTTCGCCTGGAGCTACGACCGGCTGCGCTGGCCGCCGGATCCCGCGCTCGCGCAGCAGGAGACCGCGCTGCTGTGGCGCCTCGGCTGGTCCGCGGGCGCCGGCATCGACCTGCCGCTGTCACCGGCCTGGAGCGCGCGGGCCGAATATCTGGCGACCGGGTTCGGTAACGGTACGGTCAGCTTTCCGATCGCCGGCGAGCGCGTCACCTCCGACGTGCTGACTCATGCAGTCCGCCTCGGCCTGAACTATCGGCTCGGTGACGACATCGCCAAGACGGATGTCTTCACCAAGGGCATCGAGGCGCTGGAGCTGGAGCGGTTCGCGGTGCACGGCCAGAGCACCCTCACCTGGCAATACGCCCCCGGATTCCGCTCGCCCTATCTCGGCGCCAACAGCCTGAAGCCGAACCAGGCACGCCAGACCTTCGACGCCACGCTCTACGTCGGCGCCAGACTGTGGGACGGCGCCGAATTCTGGATCAATCCGGAGATCAACCAGGGCTTCGGCCTCAGCGGCACCTTCGGCGTCGC belongs to Rhodopseudomonas palustris and includes:
- a CDS encoding transporter — protein: MPPVLPLAGDVRFSVPAAEPAAGGASAHPMVPGLIWAFRIGPDGVAQARPDGVLPLEPHDGWTWLHLDLTDTRALHWIGGTELPPPAKALLQAADAYQQIHNVGGCVYGAIADLGRDIDEITEDIGLLRFAMTEHLVITGRHQPLGAVDEARRALETGHRVESCAGLFDMIVHNVAEAIEAIADDMAQALDRLEEKLLTDDTDELRQGLGRLRRSCVRLHRHLSGLRVLLHRFDRDGAELAPRLRPCAGKLAQRLDGLDHSVVEMRERSRLLQEELHLQIEEQGNSSLRVLSVLTALLLPPTLVTGMFGMNLHGLPFAEDAGGFVWAIVIMLLSSIVAYVVMKRFGLIR
- a CDS encoding carbohydrate porin, with product MAPIGGTGVPIAVIRDANSKTWTTDRVQTNLLLPLLAATTICTAPAAAADLVRTAPLAPRAVFDWSGFYIGAHFSAVAGHSNWSSAPAGGSGSIDLFDAFQLFKGTGSYVVGLQAGYNWMLPSRWLIGVEADLNSPNTLGGNTGNTLPSGTVGGHDHQALLGGTVRGRLGYALGGWLPYVTAGFAWSYDRLRWPPDPALAQQETALLWRLGWSAGAGIDLPLSPAWSARAEYLATGFGNGTVSFPIAGERVTSDVLTHAVRLGLNYRLGDDIAKTDVFTKGIEALELERFAVHGQSTLTWQYAPGFRSPYLGANSLKPNQARQTFDATLYVGARLWDGAEFWINPEINQGFGLSGTFGVAAFPSAESYKVGADYPYARVPRYFVRQTLDLGGPVETVQGGPNQFAGKQTADRIVITAGKFSVADIFDVNKYAHDPRVDFLNWGLADALTFDYAADAWAFTYGTSVEWYAGAWTVRAGVFDLPVTPNNTDLDPAFGQFQLVGELEHRHELWGLAGKVLVTGFLNRARLGNFNDAVRAAQATGTTPSIADVRRYTSKTGLSASLEQQLTTDIGMFARAGFSSPNLETNAFTDSDRTVSAGLSLSGRMWGREGDTVGLGGLLNHISASRIAYLDAGGLTAIIGDGRLPNPGDEKVFEAYYSLPLYSWRLTADYQFIANPAFNRDRGPVHLIATRLRTQF